Proteins from one Bradyrhizobium amphicarpaeae genomic window:
- a CDS encoding DUF4142 domain-containing protein, whose product MRILVAIILAFISTAAPADNSGERGLGDRAPRAIDVISGLYDFSRFQQGLLESTDLKGNAEVRNLAALRAEEAAKRDKTLKQIQEAIGAEPRIGKTTAVSAGLVEPETSDGPTFVRTFYASQIPEYESAIALLERYLKAPDNTALAAFAREQLPLLRAQVKDAERTMADK is encoded by the coding sequence ATGCGAATTCTCGTTGCGATCATCCTGGCTTTCATCAGCACCGCAGCGCCCGCCGACAACAGCGGTGAACGAGGGCTTGGCGATCGCGCGCCGCGCGCAATCGACGTCATCAGCGGCCTCTACGATTTCAGCCGTTTCCAGCAGGGCCTGCTGGAGAGCACCGATCTGAAGGGCAATGCCGAGGTCAGGAATCTCGCCGCCTTGCGCGCCGAGGAAGCCGCCAAGCGCGACAAGACGCTGAAGCAGATCCAGGAGGCGATCGGCGCGGAACCGCGCATCGGCAAGACGACGGCTGTCAGCGCGGGCCTGGTGGAGCCCGAAACGTCGGACGGACCGACCTTCGTCCGAACCTTCTATGCCTCGCAGATTCCGGAGTACGAATCGGCCATCGCGTTGCTTGAACGCTATCTGAAGGCGCCAGACAACACCGCGCTCGCGGCGTTCGCCCGCGAGCAGCTCCCGCTGCTGCGTGCGCAGGTCAAGGACGCCGAGCGCACCATGGCGGACAAGTAG
- a CDS encoding winged helix-turn-helix transcriptional regulator has product MKWDTLDEEQCSLSRTVAVVGDRWTLLILRECFLRVRRFEGFQSSLQITRHLLSERLKKLVRFGILRRVPYSEAPKRYEYILTQKGLDLYPIIMAMVHWGDTHMGDERGRPLLHEHKSCGKLFDPVMVCSECGEPLHAKQVHVHAGPGRKEAVG; this is encoded by the coding sequence ATGAAGTGGGACACGCTGGACGAAGAGCAATGCTCGCTCTCCCGCACCGTGGCCGTGGTCGGCGACCGCTGGACGCTGCTGATCCTGCGCGAATGTTTCCTGCGGGTGCGCCGGTTCGAGGGATTTCAGTCCTCATTGCAGATCACAAGGCACCTGCTCTCGGAGCGGCTGAAGAAGCTGGTGCGCTTCGGCATCCTGCGCCGCGTTCCCTATTCCGAGGCGCCCAAGCGCTACGAGTACATCCTCACGCAAAAGGGCCTCGACCTCTACCCGATCATCATGGCGATGGTGCATTGGGGCGACACCCATATGGGCGACGAGCGCGGCCGCCCGTTGCTGCACGAGCACAAGTCCTGCGGCAAGCTGTTCGATCCCGTGATGGTGTGCTCGGAATGCGGCGAGCCGCTGCATGCCAAGCAGGTGCATGTGCATGCGGGGCCTGGACGGAAAGAGGCGGTGGGGTGA
- a CDS encoding NAD(P)H-dependent flavin oxidoreductase: MKTAITELFGIEHPIIQGGMHFVGFAELAAAVSNAGGLGIITGLTQKTPELLAKEIARCRDMTDKPFGVNLTFLPTFAAPPYPEYIAAIVEGGIKAVETAGRSPEQYMPALKAAGIKVIHKCTSVRHSLKAERIGCDAVSVDGFECGGHPGEDDIPNMILLPRAAEELKIPFVASGGMADGRSLVAALSLGAAGMNMGTRFIATKEAPVHQNVKNALVAATELDTRLIMRSLRNTERVLRNANVDRLIEIEREKGDKLKIDDIHDQVAGVYPQIMLEGKMDAGAWSCGMVAGLIHDIPSCKELVDRIMSEAEQIIRSRLMGFLDGTGPARKVA; the protein is encoded by the coding sequence GTGAAGACCGCGATCACCGAGCTGTTCGGCATCGAGCATCCCATCATCCAGGGCGGCATGCATTTCGTCGGCTTTGCCGAGCTGGCCGCTGCCGTCTCCAACGCCGGCGGGCTCGGCATCATCACCGGCCTTACGCAGAAGACGCCGGAATTGCTCGCCAAGGAAATCGCGCGCTGCCGCGACATGACCGACAAGCCGTTCGGCGTGAACCTCACCTTCCTGCCGACCTTCGCAGCGCCGCCCTATCCGGAATACATCGCGGCCATCGTCGAGGGTGGCATCAAGGCGGTGGAGACGGCGGGCCGCAGCCCCGAACAATACATGCCGGCACTGAAGGCCGCCGGCATCAAGGTCATCCACAAATGCACCTCGGTGCGTCACTCGCTCAAGGCCGAGCGGATCGGCTGCGACGCCGTCAGCGTCGACGGCTTCGAGTGCGGCGGTCACCCCGGCGAAGACGACATTCCCAACATGATCCTGCTGCCGCGGGCGGCGGAGGAATTGAAGATTCCGTTCGTGGCGTCCGGCGGCATGGCCGACGGACGCAGCCTCGTCGCGGCGCTGTCGCTGGGCGCGGCCGGCATGAACATGGGCACGCGCTTCATCGCCACCAAGGAAGCGCCTGTGCATCAGAACGTGAAGAATGCGCTGGTTGCGGCGACCGAGCTCGACACCCGCCTGATCATGCGGTCCTTGCGCAACACCGAACGTGTGCTGAGGAACGCCAATGTCGATCGCCTCATCGAGATCGAGCGCGAGAAGGGCGACAAGTTGAAGATCGACGACATCCACGACCAGGTTGCGGGCGTCTATCCCCAGATCATGCTGGAGGGCAAAATGGATGCCGGTGCCTGGAGCTGCGGCATGGTTGCCGGGCTGATTCACGACATCCCCTCCTGCAAGGAACTCGTCGATCGCATCATGAGCGAGGCGGAACAGATCATCCGCAGCCGTCTGATGGGGTTCCTCGACGGAACGGGTCCGGCCCGAAAGGTCGCCTGA
- a CDS encoding DUF4142 domain-containing protein yields the protein MKRTLIALACVAFAGPALAQSLGEKTGVNSALGVAPATADFVKEVAISDMFEIESSKLAEQKGNAEEKSFAQQMITDHTKTSTELKGLVGEKKIQATLPTQLDSSHQSKLDKLKGVNGKDFSSDYNSYQVSAHEDAVSLFERYAKGGDNADLKNWAGKTLPALKHHLEMAKTLGKAPSVGQSK from the coding sequence ATGAAACGCACTCTCATCGCTCTCGCCTGCGTCGCTTTCGCGGGCCCCGCCCTTGCCCAGTCGCTTGGCGAGAAAACCGGCGTCAACTCCGCGCTCGGCGTCGCGCCGGCGACCGCCGACTTCGTCAAGGAGGTCGCGATCAGCGACATGTTCGAGATCGAATCGAGCAAGCTCGCCGAGCAGAAGGGCAACGCGGAAGAGAAGTCTTTCGCCCAGCAGATGATCACCGACCACACCAAGACCAGCACCGAGCTCAAGGGCCTGGTCGGCGAAAAGAAAATCCAGGCCACGCTTCCGACCCAACTCGACAGCTCGCACCAGAGCAAGCTCGACAAGCTGAAGGGTGTGAACGGCAAGGACTTCAGCTCGGACTACAATTCCTATCAGGTCAGCGCGCATGAAGACGCCGTCTCGCTATTCGAACGCTACGCCAAGGGCGGCGACAATGCCGATCTCAAGAATTGGGCCGGCAAGACGCTGCCTGCCCTGAAGCATCACCTCGAGATGGCAAAGACTCTCGGGAAGGCGCCGAGCGTCGGCCAATCCAAGTAA
- a CDS encoding HlyD family secretion protein, with product MDAQTRERGPSAERPQRTTEAPSTPPDPKSENRQPAQAPSLRDRLRAHWLLATGGAIVLIAALIGGLLYWLDARHYESTDDAFVAARSFSVASKVGGYVTDIPVTDNQHVSAGDLLAKIDERDYRIAIDQANAQVASAKANIANVEAQIESQKEQIKQTQAQLEQAQAQLQFSQEEFKRAEELVEKGAGTVQRQQQTRSDLQAQQANTERAKTAVTSAQLGIKTLQAQLEGAEAQLEQSQAQLDQAKLNLQYTHVVAAQSGRVVKLSGAKGTFVTAGQSLMMFVPDEVWIVANYKETQLGDMRPGQPVEIRIDAYPGRKLTGHVDSVQPGSGTAFSLLPAENATGNYVKVVQRVPVKIVVDNWPAGLPVGPGMSVVPWTRVR from the coding sequence GTGGATGCTCAGACCCGGGAGCGTGGGCCGTCCGCGGAGCGGCCGCAGAGGACGACGGAAGCTCCAAGTACGCCTCCCGATCCAAAAAGCGAGAACAGGCAGCCGGCCCAGGCACCATCGCTGCGTGACCGGCTTCGTGCGCACTGGCTGCTGGCCACCGGCGGCGCCATCGTGCTGATCGCAGCCCTCATCGGCGGTCTGCTCTATTGGCTCGACGCCCGCCACTATGAATCCACCGACGATGCCTTCGTCGCCGCGCGCAGCTTTTCGGTGGCGTCAAAGGTCGGCGGCTACGTGACCGACATCCCGGTGACGGACAACCAGCACGTCAGTGCCGGCGATCTCCTCGCCAAGATCGACGAGCGCGATTACCGTATTGCCATCGATCAGGCCAATGCGCAGGTGGCCAGCGCCAAGGCGAACATCGCCAATGTCGAAGCGCAGATCGAATCGCAGAAAGAGCAGATCAAGCAGACCCAGGCTCAACTCGAACAGGCGCAGGCTCAGCTGCAATTTTCGCAAGAGGAGTTCAAGCGCGCCGAGGAACTCGTCGAGAAGGGGGCCGGCACGGTGCAGCGCCAGCAGCAGACCCGTTCCGATCTTCAGGCCCAGCAGGCCAACACCGAACGCGCCAAGACGGCGGTGACGTCGGCACAACTCGGTATCAAGACATTGCAAGCCCAGCTCGAAGGCGCCGAGGCGCAGCTCGAGCAGTCGCAGGCGCAGCTCGATCAGGCCAAGCTGAATTTGCAGTACACCCATGTCGTCGCGGCGCAATCGGGTCGTGTCGTCAAGCTCTCCGGAGCCAAGGGCACCTTCGTCACGGCGGGACAGAGCCTGATGATGTTCGTGCCGGACGAGGTCTGGATCGTCGCCAATTACAAGGAGACGCAATTGGGCGACATGCGTCCGGGTCAGCCGGTCGAGATCCGCATCGATGCCTATCCCGGCCGCAAGCTCACCGGCCATGTCGATTCCGTGCAGCCGGGCTCCGGCACCGCGTTCAGCCTGCTGCCGGCGGAGAACGCGACCGGCAATTACGTCAAGGTGGTGCAGCGCGTGCCGGTGAAGATCGTGGTCGACAACTGGCCGGCTGGTCTGCCCGTCGGTCCCGGCATGTCGGTCGTGCCCTGGACCAGGGTGCGATGA
- a CDS encoding SDR family oxidoreductase, with the protein MPKRNATAAVIGAGDFIGSEIARKFASEGFTVFAGRRNGDKLAPLVSDIEAAGGEIHARSLDARKEEEIISFLDDADRHAPLEVCIFNVGANVNFPILDTTERVFRKVWEMACYSGFLAGREAARLMLPRGGGNIFFTGATASLRGGSGFAAFASAKFGLRAVAQAMARELGPKNIHVAHLIIDSGVDTEWVRQRRLEALGPNALDNPDLLMPPSAVADAYWQLYQQPKSAWTFEMEIRPFGEKW; encoded by the coding sequence TTGCCCAAGCGAAACGCGACAGCCGCCGTGATCGGGGCCGGCGATTTCATCGGATCCGAGATCGCCAGGAAATTTGCCTCTGAAGGGTTCACGGTCTTCGCCGGCCGCCGCAACGGCGACAAGCTGGCGCCGCTGGTGAGCGACATCGAGGCCGCCGGCGGCGAGATCCACGCCCGCTCGCTCGATGCGCGGAAGGAGGAGGAGATCATCTCCTTCCTCGACGACGCCGACAGGCATGCCCCGCTTGAGGTCTGCATCTTCAACGTCGGCGCCAACGTCAATTTTCCGATCCTCGACACCACCGAGCGCGTGTTTCGCAAGGTGTGGGAGATGGCCTGCTATTCCGGCTTCCTTGCGGGCCGCGAAGCAGCGCGGCTGATGCTGCCGCGCGGCGGCGGCAACATCTTCTTCACCGGCGCGACGGCGTCCTTGCGCGGCGGCAGCGGCTTTGCCGCCTTTGCCAGCGCCAAGTTCGGACTTCGTGCGGTGGCGCAGGCGATGGCGCGCGAACTCGGTCCGAAGAACATCCATGTCGCTCATCTCATCATCGATTCCGGCGTCGATACCGAGTGGGTGCGGCAGCGCCGGCTCGAGGCGCTGGGGCCCAATGCGCTCGACAATCCCGATCTGCTGATGCCGCCCTCGGCGGTCGCGGATGCCTATTGGCAGCTCTACCAGCAGCCGAAGAGTGCCTGGACCTTCGAGATGGAGATCCGCCCGTTCGGAGAGAAATGGTGA
- a CDS encoding SDR family oxidoreductase, which produces MAEHSLIDPVSRYPKPPFKKQSQPWPGLAGQMEPRPDHGETSYKGSGRLAGRKALITGGDSGMGRAAAIAYAREGADVAINYLPAEEPDAQEVIALIKKEGRTGLAIPGDLKDEAFCRQLVEQAVQGLGGLDILVNNAARQQTRASILDVSSEDFDATMKTNIYAPFWIIKAALRHLKPGSCIIGTTSEQAYDPSPDLYDYAQTKAATMNYVKSLAKQLASKGIRVNGVAPGPIWTPLQVSGGATMEKLEKFGGMTPLGRPGQPVELASIYVQLAAADASYATGQVYGAAGGSGQP; this is translated from the coding sequence ATGGCCGAGCACAGTCTCATCGATCCCGTCAGCCGCTATCCGAAGCCGCCGTTCAAGAAGCAATCGCAGCCATGGCCAGGCCTCGCCGGCCAGATGGAGCCGCGTCCCGACCATGGCGAGACCAGCTACAAGGGCTCCGGCCGGCTCGCCGGCCGCAAGGCGCTGATCACCGGCGGCGATTCCGGTATGGGCCGCGCCGCCGCCATCGCCTATGCGCGCGAAGGCGCCGACGTCGCGATCAATTATTTGCCGGCGGAAGAGCCCGACGCACAGGAAGTGATCGCGCTGATCAAGAAGGAAGGACGAACCGGGCTTGCGATCCCCGGCGACCTCAAGGACGAGGCCTTCTGCCGCCAACTGGTTGAGCAGGCTGTGCAGGGCCTCGGCGGCCTCGACATCCTCGTCAACAACGCCGCCCGGCAGCAGACCCGCGCGTCCATTCTCGACGTGTCGTCGGAAGATTTCGACGCCACCATGAAGACCAACATCTACGCTCCGTTCTGGATCATCAAGGCGGCGCTGCGGCATCTCAAGCCCGGCTCCTGCATCATCGGCACCACCTCGGAGCAGGCTTACGACCCGTCGCCAGATCTCTACGACTATGCGCAGACCAAGGCTGCAACGATGAACTATGTGAAGTCGCTGGCCAAGCAGCTCGCATCGAAGGGCATCCGCGTCAACGGCGTCGCCCCGGGGCCGATCTGGACGCCGCTCCAGGTCTCCGGCGGGGCCACGATGGAGAAGCTGGAAAAGTTCGGCGGCATGACGCCGCTCGGTCGTCCCGGCCAGCCCGTCGAGCTCGCCTCGATCTATGTGCAGCTTGCGGCGGCCGACGCCAGCTATGCGACCGGCCAGGTGTATGGCGCGGCCGGCGGATCCGGCCAGCCTTGA
- a CDS encoding DHA2 family efflux MFS transporter permease subunit — translation MTDAVQGGASAGGWSPERSAAGGHNPYLIAFVVSIATFMEVLDTTIANVSLRHIAGSLAVGIDESTYVITSYLVANAIVLSISGWLSTVIGRKRFYMICVATFTFASLLCGFAWNLESLVLFRILQGLGGGGMATSEQAILADSFPPHKRGQAFAIYGVAVVVAPVIGPTLGGWITDTYTWHWVFLINVPMGLLSLSLVGTLVKEPSGAQEERERLLSRGLRVDYIGFLLVAIGLGSLEFVLDEGQRNDWFGSNMIIVFAVLAVVSLVALIPWELTREDPIVDLRLLGRRQFAACFLVMLGTGAVLISTTQLLPQLLQTELNYTAMLAGLALSPGGIATLVLMPVVGRLVSTVQPKYLIMLGAAIVALSMWHLTGLTGDITYGYAALSRIFLALGLPFLFLPVTTASYDGVPPDKTNQASALINVARNIGGSMGVALAQTVLAQRQQFHQSRLIEHAAPSDIGYQQTIDAMTRYFQAQGSNASDAASQALAWIGRTLQQQVDLLAYIDVFWTLAIIAVLMIPTAAVLRPIKLGGSARGH, via the coding sequence ATGACGGACGCAGTGCAGGGCGGCGCGTCCGCAGGCGGCTGGTCGCCGGAGCGCTCGGCTGCAGGCGGACATAATCCCTATCTCATCGCCTTCGTGGTTTCGATCGCGACCTTCATGGAGGTGCTGGACACCACCATTGCCAATGTCTCCTTGCGTCACATCGCAGGCAGCCTCGCCGTCGGCATCGACGAGAGCACTTACGTCATCACCAGCTATCTCGTCGCCAACGCCATCGTGCTGTCGATCTCCGGCTGGCTCTCGACCGTGATAGGCCGCAAGCGCTTCTACATGATATGCGTCGCGACCTTCACCTTTGCTTCGCTGCTCTGCGGCTTCGCGTGGAATCTTGAATCACTCGTCCTGTTCCGCATCCTGCAAGGTCTCGGCGGCGGCGGCATGGCGACCAGCGAGCAGGCGATCCTCGCCGACTCGTTTCCGCCGCACAAACGCGGCCAGGCCTTCGCGATCTACGGCGTCGCCGTCGTGGTGGCGCCCGTCATCGGTCCGACCCTCGGCGGATGGATCACCGACACCTACACATGGCATTGGGTGTTCCTGATCAACGTGCCGATGGGCCTGCTGTCGCTGTCTCTGGTCGGCACGCTGGTCAAGGAGCCCTCGGGCGCGCAGGAGGAGCGGGAAAGGCTGCTGAGCAGAGGCTTGCGCGTCGACTATATCGGCTTCCTACTCGTTGCGATCGGACTGGGATCGCTGGAATTCGTGCTCGACGAGGGCCAGCGCAACGACTGGTTCGGCTCGAACATGATCATCGTCTTCGCGGTGCTCGCCGTCGTCTCGCTGGTCGCGCTGATCCCGTGGGAGCTGACGCGGGAAGATCCGATCGTCGATCTTCGCCTGCTCGGCCGGCGCCAGTTCGCCGCCTGCTTCCTGGTGATGCTGGGCACGGGCGCGGTGCTGATCTCGACCACCCAGCTGCTGCCGCAGCTGTTGCAGACCGAGCTGAATTACACGGCGATGCTGGCGGGCCTCGCGCTGTCACCGGGCGGTATCGCCACCCTGGTGCTGATGCCGGTGGTCGGCCGGCTCGTCAGCACGGTGCAGCCGAAATATCTGATCATGCTCGGCGCTGCCATCGTCGCGCTCTCGATGTGGCATCTCACCGGGCTCACCGGCGATATCACCTATGGCTATGCGGCGCTGTCGCGCATCTTCCTCGCGCTGGGCCTGCCATTCCTGTTCCTGCCGGTGACGACCGCGTCCTACGATGGCGTGCCGCCGGACAAGACCAACCAGGCCTCGGCCCTGATCAACGTTGCCCGCAACATCGGGGGATCCATGGGCGTCGCCTTGGCGCAAACCGTGCTGGCGCAGCGCCAGCAATTTCACCAGAGCCGCCTGATCGAGCACGCCGCGCCGTCCGACATCGGCTATCAGCAGACCATCGACGCGATGACGCGCTACTTCCAGGCCCAGGGCTCCAACGCGAGCGATGCAGCATCGCAAGCGCTTGCGTGGATCGGGCGCACCCTGCAGCAGCAGGTTGATCTGCTCGCCTATATCGACGTGTTCTGGACGCTTGCGATCATCGCAGTGCTGATGATCCCCACGGCGGCGGTGCTGCGGCCGATCAAGCTGGGTGGGTCGGCGCGGGGGCATTGA
- a CDS encoding thiamine pyrophosphate-requiring protein, which translates to MSQTVSDFIVQRLHQWGVRHIFGYPGDGINGVFGAMNRAQGKEGEIGFVQARHEEMAAFMASAYAKFSGELGVCIATSGPGASHLITGLYDALLDHQPVLAIVGQQARNALGGHYQQEIDLLSMFKDVAGAYVMQASSPAQVRHLIDRAVRIALARRAPTVIILPNDLQDEPYVSPPRAHGTLHSGIGYSAPRVIPREADLDRAADVLNAGKKVAMLIGAGALGATDEVIAVADRLGAGCAKALLGKAALPDDLPWVTGSIGLLGTEPSYNMMMECDTLLMVGSAFPYAEFLPKEGAARGVQIDIDAGMMSIRFPMEVGLVGDAAETLRALLPRLKAKGDGAWRQGIEDGVAEWWKTLDGRAHQPAAPVNPQLVAWELSPRLPDRAIITSDSGSCANWFARDLKMRRGMIASLSGGLASMGAAVPYALAAKYAHPDRPVIALVGDGAMQMNNMAELITAAKYWRSWRDPRFIVCVFNNEDLNQVTWEQRIINGDPKFEASQRIPNVSYSRFAELIGLRGIFVDSPELLGSAWEQALGCEMPVVLEVKTDPEVPPLPPHITLQQAKNFSLALMKGDPNESGVIKGAARQVLESILPGKG; encoded by the coding sequence ATGTCCCAGACCGTCTCCGACTTCATCGTCCAGCGTCTGCATCAATGGGGCGTGCGCCACATCTTCGGCTATCCCGGCGATGGCATCAACGGCGTGTTCGGCGCGATGAACCGGGCTCAAGGCAAGGAAGGCGAGATCGGCTTCGTGCAGGCGCGGCACGAAGAGATGGCGGCGTTCATGGCGAGTGCCTATGCGAAGTTCTCCGGAGAGCTTGGCGTTTGCATCGCGACCTCCGGACCCGGCGCATCGCATCTGATCACCGGACTTTACGACGCCCTGCTCGATCACCAGCCGGTGCTGGCGATCGTCGGCCAGCAGGCCCGCAACGCTCTCGGCGGCCACTATCAGCAGGAGATCGACCTTCTCTCGATGTTCAAGGACGTCGCCGGTGCCTACGTCATGCAGGCCTCCTCGCCGGCACAAGTGCGGCACCTGATCGACCGCGCGGTTCGGATCGCGCTGGCGCGGCGGGCCCCGACCGTGATCATCCTGCCCAATGATTTGCAGGACGAGCCCTATGTAAGCCCGCCCCGCGCTCACGGCACGCTGCATTCCGGCATCGGCTACAGCGCCCCGCGCGTCATCCCGCGTGAGGCCGATCTCGATCGCGCGGCGGACGTGCTCAATGCCGGCAAGAAGGTTGCGATGCTGATCGGCGCCGGTGCGCTCGGCGCCACCGACGAGGTGATCGCCGTCGCCGACCGCCTGGGTGCCGGCTGCGCCAAGGCACTGCTCGGCAAGGCCGCGCTGCCCGACGACCTGCCGTGGGTCACCGGCTCGATCGGCCTGCTCGGCACTGAGCCCAGCTATAACATGATGATGGAATGCGACACGCTGCTGATGGTCGGCTCCGCCTTCCCCTATGCCGAGTTCCTGCCGAAGGAAGGCGCGGCGCGCGGCGTGCAGATCGACATCGACGCCGGCATGATGTCGATCCGCTTTCCGATGGAAGTCGGGCTCGTGGGCGATGCGGCCGAGACACTGCGCGCGCTGTTGCCGCGCCTGAAGGCCAAGGGCGACGGCGCCTGGCGTCAGGGCATCGAGGACGGCGTCGCAGAATGGTGGAAGACGCTTGACGGCCGGGCTCACCAGCCGGCCGCGCCGGTCAATCCGCAGCTCGTTGCCTGGGAATTGTCCCCGCGCCTGCCCGACCGTGCGATCATCACCAGCGATTCTGGCTCGTGTGCCAACTGGTTCGCACGCGACCTGAAGATGCGGCGCGGCATGATCGCCTCGCTGTCCGGCGGCCTCGCCTCGATGGGCGCCGCCGTGCCCTATGCGCTCGCCGCGAAATACGCCCATCCCGACCGGCCCGTGATCGCGCTGGTCGGCGACGGCGCGATGCAGATGAACAACATGGCCGAATTGATCACCGCCGCGAAGTACTGGCGCTCCTGGCGCGACCCGCGCTTCATCGTCTGCGTCTTCAACAACGAGGACCTCAACCAGGTGACATGGGAGCAGCGCATCATCAACGGCGATCCCAAATTCGAGGCCTCGCAGCGCATTCCCAACGTCTCCTATTCCCGCTTCGCCGAGTTGATCGGCCTGCGCGGCATCTTCGTCGACAGCCCGGAGTTGCTTGGCTCGGCCTGGGAGCAGGCGCTGGGATGCGAGATGCCCGTCGTGCTGGAGGTGAAGACCGACCCCGAAGTGCCGCCGCTGCCGCCGCATATCACGCTTCAACAGGCCAAGAACTTCTCGCTCGCCCTGATGAAGGGGGACCCGAACGAGAGCGGCGTCATCAAGGGCGCCGCGCGGCAGGTGCTCGAATCCATCTTGCCGGGAAAGGGATGA
- a CDS encoding PRC-barrel domain-containing protein, with amino-acid sequence MLNQGEMDRDEMGRLIGSDKVEGTSVYGADRNKIGSIERVMIDKVSGKVSYAVLGFGGFLGLGNDHYPLPWQSLKYDTELGGYVTGITTKELEGAPKYAERSDWNWGDDAAVRGINSYYGVPFA; translated from the coding sequence ATGCTGAATCAGGGTGAAATGGATCGCGACGAAATGGGCCGGCTGATCGGCAGCGACAAGGTCGAGGGAACCTCGGTCTATGGGGCCGATCGAAACAAGATCGGTTCGATCGAACGCGTGATGATCGACAAGGTCAGCGGCAAGGTGTCCTACGCCGTGCTGGGCTTCGGCGGATTTCTGGGCCTTGGCAACGATCACTACCCGTTGCCTTGGCAGTCGCTGAAGTACGACACGGAACTTGGCGGGTATGTCACCGGCATCACCACCAAGGAACTCGAAGGCGCGCCGAAATACGCCGAACGGAGTGATTGGAACTGGGGTGATGACGCCGCGGTACGCGGCATCAATTCCTATTACGGCGTTCCGTTTGCGTGA